The Planctomycetia bacterium genome contains a region encoding:
- the leuC gene encoding 3-isopropylmalate dehydratase large subunit encodes MPTPRTLLDKIWDDHVVCTPAGELPILYIDRHLVHEVTSPQAFEGLRLAGRRVRRPEATFATPDHNVPTSDRRLPVADPVSRQQIDTLRANCREFGIRLFDLDDADQGIVHVIGPELGITQPGMTIVCGDSHTATHGALGALAFGIGTSEVEHVLATQTLRQAKPKSLEVRVDGRLYPGVTAKDLVLHIIGRLSTEGGTGHVIEYTGPCIRSLGMEERMTVCNMSIEAGARAGMIAPDVTTFDYLRGRDLVPRDFDRAVAAWERLPTDPGAAYDRVEIYDAAAVVPQVTWGTNPAQVTGVDAAVPDPDSFSDPNDRGSAARALEYMGLSGGTRIVDIPLDRVFIGSCTNSRIEDLRAAARVVHGYRVAGRVAAMVVPGSGRVKRQAEQEGLDRVFRDAGFDWREAGCSMCLGMNPDTLAPGQRCASTSNRNFEGRQGKGGRTHLVSPAMAAAAAVAGHFVDIRGWEYR; translated from the coding sequence ATGCCAACGCCGCGCACGCTCCTCGACAAGATCTGGGACGACCACGTCGTCTGCACGCCCGCCGGTGAACTGCCGATCCTGTACATCGACCGGCACCTCGTCCACGAGGTGACCAGCCCCCAGGCCTTCGAGGGCCTGCGGCTGGCGGGCCGCCGAGTCCGGCGGCCCGAGGCGACGTTCGCCACGCCGGACCACAACGTCCCCACGAGCGATCGCCGGCTGCCCGTCGCCGACCCGGTGTCGCGGCAGCAGATCGACACGCTGCGGGCCAACTGCCGGGAGTTCGGCATCCGCCTCTTCGACCTCGACGACGCCGACCAGGGGATCGTGCACGTCATCGGCCCGGAACTGGGCATCACCCAGCCCGGGATGACGATCGTCTGCGGCGACAGCCACACGGCGACCCACGGCGCCTTGGGCGCGCTGGCCTTCGGGATCGGCACCAGCGAGGTCGAGCACGTGCTGGCCACGCAGACGCTGCGCCAGGCGAAGCCGAAGTCGCTCGAGGTCCGCGTCGACGGCAGGCTGTACCCCGGCGTCACGGCCAAGGACCTCGTCCTCCATATCATCGGCCGACTGTCGACCGAGGGAGGCACCGGCCACGTCATCGAGTACACCGGCCCCTGCATCCGCAGCCTCGGCATGGAGGAGCGGATGACGGTCTGTAACATGTCGATCGAGGCCGGCGCCCGGGCCGGCATGATCGCTCCCGACGTGACGACGTTCGACTATCTCCGCGGCCGCGACCTCGTGCCGCGGGATTTCGACAGGGCCGTGGCCGCCTGGGAACGGCTGCCGACCGACCCCGGCGCCGCCTACGACCGGGTCGAGATCTACGATGCCGCGGCCGTCGTGCCCCAGGTCACGTGGGGCACGAATCCGGCCCAGGTCACGGGCGTGGACGCCGCGGTGCCCGACCCCGACTCGTTCTCCGACCCGAACGACCGTGGCAGCGCGGCGCGGGCGCTTGAGTACATGGGACTCTCCGGCGGCACGCGGATCGTCGACATCCCGCTCGACAGGGTGTTCATCGGTTCCTGCACCAACAGCCGCATTGAGGACCTGCGGGCCGCCGCCCGCGTGGTGCACGGCTACCGGGTGGCGGGGCGGGTCGCGGCGATGGTCGTGCCCGGAAGCGGCCGCGTGAAGCGGCAGGCGGAGCAGGAGGGGCTCGACCGGGTGTTTCGCGATGCTGGCTTCGACTGGCGCGAGGCGGGCTGCAGCATGTGCCTGGGGATGAACCCCGACACGCTCGCGCCGGGCCAGCGCTGCGCCTCCACGAGCAACCGCAACTTCGAGGGCCGGCAGGGGAAGGGGGGGCGGACGCACCTCGTCTCGCCGGCGATGGCGGCCGCCGCCGCGGTGGCCGGTCACTTCGTCGACATCCGCGGCTGGGAGTATCGCTGA
- the leuD gene encoding 3-isopropylmalate dehydratase small subunit, which produces MRAFVEHTGVVAALDRANVDTDQIIPKQFLKRIERTGFGQFLFFDWRFGADGAPNPDFELNRPEAAGASILLARRNFGCGSSREHAPWALADYGFRVVVAPTFADIFFNNCFQNGMVPVRLDEADVEHLFHRAREAAARGDRYRLTVDLRSCTIGDDTGFSRAFVVDPFRRRCLLEGLDDIGLSLRHAAEITAWETAHGLPAAAH; this is translated from the coding sequence ATGCGGGCCTTCGTCGAGCACACCGGCGTGGTCGCGGCGCTCGACCGGGCGAACGTCGACACCGACCAGATCATCCCCAAGCAGTTCCTCAAGCGGATCGAGCGGACCGGCTTCGGGCAGTTCCTGTTTTTCGACTGGCGGTTCGGCGCCGACGGCGCACCGAATCCCGACTTCGAGCTCAACCGGCCGGAGGCGGCCGGCGCGAGCATCCTTCTCGCCCGGCGCAACTTCGGCTGCGGCTCCAGTCGCGAGCATGCCCCATGGGCCCTCGCCGACTACGGCTTCCGCGTGGTCGTGGCCCCCACGTTCGCCGACATCTTCTTCAATAATTGCTTCCAGAACGGCATGGTTCCGGTGCGGCTCGACGAGGCCGACGTGGAGCACCTGTTCCACCGCGCCCGGGAGGCGGCCGCCCGGGGCGATCGGTACCGGCTGACCGTCGACCTGCGCAGCTGCACGATTGGCGACGACACCGGCTTCTCGCGGGCGTTTGTCGTCGATCCATTCCGCCGGCGCTGTCTGCTCGAGGGCCTCGACGACATCGGGCTCTCGCTCCGACACGCGGCGGAGATAACCGCCTGGGAAACGGCCCATGGCCTGCCCGCCGCGGCACACTGA